A genome region from Corallococcus caeni includes the following:
- a CDS encoding RHS repeat domain-containing protein, whose amino-acid sequence WVTPGASGVRAAILNSGLAYCTGGATCNDLYCVPSCNCTTTGFPHDSKQEKGAVISAYEYRRFQTGASPFWTPLRFPGQYHDAETDLFENWNRFYDPTTGNFLQPDPMLYSPLAMEKRFANSRPPLAYSYASQDPITSVDTDGNYDVKAPDSKQCKAIATEDECKKRAASIKDSCLRDCVIAACDKGSVYCDGDKRAGCNMKGKPNVLGYVPRIGTCSDPGEKIVMWCDREKHHLKSPNFFDRCRIDALVHEFAHACGFVHTDDPGVTPEQKRFAQGVPGPDGKLQGCEVR is encoded by the coding sequence CCTGGGTGACTCCCGGCGCCTCCGGTGTCCGCGCCGCCATCCTCAACTCCGGCCTCGCCTACTGCACCGGGGGCGCCACCTGCAACGACCTCTACTGCGTCCCCTCCTGCAACTGCACCACCACCGGCTTCCCCCACGACTCCAAGCAGGAGAAGGGCGCCGTCATCTCCGCCTACGAGTACCGCCGCTTCCAGACGGGCGCCTCCCCCTTCTGGACGCCCCTTCGCTTCCCCGGCCAGTACCACGACGCCGAAACCGACCTCTTCGAGAACTGGAACCGCTTCTACGACCCGACGACAGGCAACTTCCTTCAGCCAGATCCAATGCTCTATTCGCCACTGGCCATGGAGAAGCGCTTTGCGAACAGCAGGCCTCCACTTGCCTACTCCTACGCCAGTCAGGACCCGATCACGAGCGTCGATACCGATGGCAACTACGACGTCAAGGCTCCCGACAGCAAACAGTGCAAGGCCATCGCCACGGAAGACGAATGCAAGAAGCGGGCAGCCAGCATCAAGGACTCGTGTCTTCGCGATTGCGTCATTGCGGCATGCGACAAGGGCAGCGTGTATTGCGACGGTGACAAGCGGGCCGGCTGCAACATGAAGGGCAAGCCGAATGTTCTCGGCTACGTGCCTCGGATTGGCACGTGCTCAGACCCTGGCGAAAAAATCGTCATGTGGTGCGACCGTGAGAAGCATCATCTGAAGTCGCCGAACTTCTTCGACCGATGCAGGATTGACGCTCTCGTTCACGAATTCGCACATGCCTGTGGGTTCGTGCACACCGACGACCCCGGCGTAACGCCTGAACAGAAGCGATTCGCGCAAGGCGTTCCCGGCCCCGATGGTAAGCTTCAGGGATGCGAGGTTCGATAG